A stretch of DNA from Alkalidesulfovibrio alkalitolerans DSM 16529:
TGCATGTTCATGGCTGACGGTACCAAGATCGACAACGGCCTCGAACTGGCCCGCGAACTTGAACGGCTACGGACCATCCTGAGCGAGACCGGAGGCGTGTGCGAATCGCGCTCATCGGAAGAGGTGCTGGCCATCCTGCGCGTTTGCCCAGGGTTGCCCATCTCGGATTGGCACAGTCTTTCCGAGAACCACAATCTGGCGGACTGGTTGGCTATGCCGATCAGCGGAGATCTCTTTCCCGAACTACAGCGGCTCCAGGAGAGACTGGCGAGGCTGGCGCACCTCTCGGAACACGACCCCCTCACGGGTCTTGCCAACCGCCGGGCCTTCGAACGGGTCCTGGACATCGAGGTGGAACGGTGCCGCCGCAATCGCACGCCCGTTTCCCTGGTAGTCCTCGATCTCGACGACTTCAAACGCGTCAACGACACGTATGGACATCCCTTCGGAGACAAGGTGCTGGTTGCCGTGGCCAACGTCCTGCTCGAGGAAAAACGGCGCTACGACTTGGCCGCCCGCACCGGCGGCGAGGAGTTCTCCCTTGTCCTCACCGGCATTGGCCTCATCAGGGCACAAACCATGGTGGATAGAGTGCTCAAGGCTGTCCGAGAACTGCAACTCGACTGCGACGGAGAACCCATCCGTCTGACCTGCTCGGCCGGAATCGCCTCCTACAAGGGACGCGTAGCCCTGACTCCGGTCGAACTGGTGGAATTGGCCGACAAGGCGCTCTACGAGGCCAAGCATTCGGGTAAGAACAGACACGTGAGCGCGGCCATACCCGACATGGCGGCTCCGCTACCGGAAAAGAGCCTCGTCCATTCCAACGAAAAGAAATTCCTGTTCACGGGGATAAAATGAAAGGCGCATTCGACAACGTCGCCAAAACCCTGTCCGTGGCCGTAATGAGCGGCAAGGGCGGAGTGGGAAAGACAAACCTCTCGTTGTCCATGGGACAGGCGCTGCACAAAAGCGGTAGCTCCGTGCTACTCATGGACTGCGACCTCGGCTTGGCCAACATGGACATCCTGCTCGGGCTCTCGCCCGAAAAAAATCTTCAGGACCTCTTGCGGCCCGACGTGACCCCGAAAGATGTTGTGGTGCCCATCGAGAGCCACGGGCTTGACTTTCTGCCTGCAGCCTCGGGGGTTCCCGAACTCGTGGAAATGGACGAGGACATGCAGGCCGTGCTGTTCGGCAAGCTAGTGGAACTCGTGGGAGGCTATGAGTTTCTCATTCTCGACCTCGGCGCGGGCATCAATAAGACGGTGCTCTCCTTCGCGGCCATGACCCAGATGCGCGTCGTCATCGTCACGCCGGAGCCCACTTCCCTCACCGACTCGTATGCACTCATGAAGGTGCTCAAACAGCAGCACGGCATCGACGACTTTCTGGTCGTTGTCAATCAGGCGAGTCACAGCGAGGCCAAACAGACCTTTGAGCGTCTCTTTGGAGCCTGCCAGAAATTTCTGGGCATCACCATCAGGATGCTCGGCGCGGTGCGCCACGACAAGAGCGTCGTCGAGGCTGTGCGCCATCAGACGCCACTCATGAAATTCGCGCCCGCCTCGAACGCGGCCAAGGACATCGCGGCCGTGGCCGCCAAATTCGAGCGTTTCCGCCAGGACAACCTGGAACTCATCGCGGCCACTCCGCCGCTCAAGGGTTTTCCCGATCTCCACGACCGGGGGGCTTGACGAA
This window harbors:
- a CDS encoding GGDEF domain-containing protein, which codes for MADGTKIDNGLELARELERLRTILSETGGVCESRSSEEVLAILRVCPGLPISDWHSLSENHNLADWLAMPISGDLFPELQRLQERLARLAHLSEHDPLTGLANRRAFERVLDIEVERCRRNRTPVSLVVLDLDDFKRVNDTYGHPFGDKVLVAVANVLLEEKRRYDLAARTGGEEFSLVLTGIGLIRAQTMVDRVLKAVRELQLDCDGEPIRLTCSAGIASYKGRVALTPVELVELADKALYEAKHSGKNRHVSAAIPDMAAPLPEKSLVHSNEKKFLFTGIK
- a CDS encoding MinD/ParA family protein, with the translated sequence MKGAFDNVAKTLSVAVMSGKGGVGKTNLSLSMGQALHKSGSSVLLMDCDLGLANMDILLGLSPEKNLQDLLRPDVTPKDVVVPIESHGLDFLPAASGVPELVEMDEDMQAVLFGKLVELVGGYEFLILDLGAGINKTVLSFAAMTQMRVVIVTPEPTSLTDSYALMKVLKQQHGIDDFLVVVNQASHSEAKQTFERLFGACQKFLGITIRMLGAVRHDKSVVEAVRHQTPLMKFAPASNAAKDIAAVAAKFERFRQDNLELIAATPPLKGFPDLHDRGA